Below is a window of Betaproteobacteria bacterium DNA.
CGGCAAGTGGTACATCGTCCCGATGTCCGGCACGACGCCGAGGCGGAAGAAGCCGGAAACGAGCTTCGCGTTCTCACCCGCAATCAACACATCGCCGGTCAGTGCCAAGCCCATTCCGCCTCCAACGGCAGCGCCCCGCAGGCCGACCACGACCGGCTTGTCCAGCGCGATGAGCGGCATGAGCCAACGGCTCAAGTTGCGAAACCGTCGATGCACCGACCAAGGGTCCGACGCGCTCTGCAGCAACTTCAAATCGCCGCCCGAGCAGAAAGTCGGGCCTTCCGATGTCAAAAACACAGCGCGCACCGAGCGCTCGCATTCCGCGCGCTCGATGGCATCCCCAAGCTGCTGCCTCAACTCGGCGGTCAGCGAGTTGCGGTTCTCGGGGCTGCAAAGCCGGATGACCAGCACCGGACCCTGGCTGGCTGCACTTACCAATT
It encodes the following:
- a CDS encoding enoyl-CoA hydratase/isomerase family protein, whose protein sequence is MSKQLVSAASQGPVLVIRLCSPENRNSLTAELRQQLGDAIERAECERSVRAVFLTSEGPTFCSGGDLKLLQSASDPWSVHRRFRNLSRWLMPLIALDKPVVVGLRGAAVGGGMGLALTGDVLIAGENAKLVSGFFRLGVVPDIGTMYHLPRLIGMAQAKRFLFSSGTMSAQEALELGLVAKVVPDEQVEAAAMEEAARLAEGPAEVIGLAKTLMARSFETTLHDMFAFEGYGQALAMSNPEFREGLAAALEGRRPSFVQAARNDS